The Toxotes jaculatrix isolate fToxJac2 chromosome 14, fToxJac2.pri, whole genome shotgun sequence genome window below encodes:
- the tox gene encoding thymocyte selection-associated high mobility group box protein TOX isoform X2: protein MDVTVYPPPPQPLAVSNHTRLGQLSYPDPAFGTNKLDGDTMFLGMPDAGLDFASTNQFRVPQPPHPLSKVSPPNQASQHWRRDTHMTDTHRLPWSYSVGGLGDEDFNIPPITPPTLPEHMLPPHLPHDSPSGPYHPLDPPSNSAPHHLYQLQGMDLPGMPGSQDGATMLNQDGGTFSPDGGPMTSTLSVMQQMVNSDSRFTSSQQPIEAALGPRSQSGMSQQKSKSATPSPSSSAHEDENDDGLRHGSGAEKRPATVDISKKPKTPKKKKRKDPNEPVKPVSAYALFFRDTQANIKAQNPNATFGEVSKIVASMWDGLGEEQKQVYKKKTETAKKEYLKQLAAYRASLVSQSYNDPSEMKLPHSSSSSSSSTSMFTPKPSVYPGHPGQHPSSSSLAHPHQLPPSQHPGMYMQYPHPSHPSHSSSPGLGPHLSPPHTQMHPQLQALSSRGTVPRPSIPHQGGLSLGSVVTASTPPLQVTPPLHSQAHLGGLHSPHHQHQQLGGHSMGMSHSPAISQGYLPSLQSDYQPIGGGMLNGGAVMSSSVDYHQLGRHTPNHHPSLDWSTDYHGNGGAQRDKTLYLS, encoded by the exons CTGGATGGGGACACCATGTTCCTGGGTATGCCAGACGCAGGCCTTGACTTTGCCTCAACCAATCAG TTTCGTGTGCCACAGCCCCCTCACCCTCTCAGCAAGGTGTCGCCACCAAACCAGGCCTCGCAGCACTGGAGGAGGGACACACACATGACCGACACACACCGTCTGCCTTGG TCATACTCAGTGGGTGGTTTGGGTGACGAGGACTTCAACATCCCACCCATCACTCCCCCCACCCTGCCAGAGCACATGCTGCCTCCCCATCTCCCTCATGATTCCCCCTCTGGACCGTACCACCCTCTGGACCCTCCCTCCAACTCAGCTCCACACCACCTCTACCAGCTGCAGGGCATGGATCTGCCCGGCATGCCTGGTAGCCAAGATGGAGCAACTATGTTGAACCAAGATGGTGGCACCTTCAGCCCAGATGGTGGCCCCATGACCAGTACCCTGTCTGTG ATGCAGCAGATGGTGAACTCCGATTCTCGCTTCACCAGCAGCCAACAGCCAATTGAAGCAGCTCTTGGACCCAGGAGCCAATCGGGCATGAGTCAGCAAA AAAGTAAATCCGCCACGCCATCTCCCTCCAGTTCGGCACATGAGGACGAGAACGATGATGGACTCAGG CATGGTAGTGGAGCGGAGAAGCGTCCAGCAACGGTGGACATCTCCAAGAAGCCGAAaacaccaaagaagaagaagcgaaAGGACCCCAATGAGCCAGTGAAACCAGTGTCTGCCTATGCCTTGTTCTTCAGGGACACCCAAGCCAACATCAAGGCCCAGAACCCCAACGCCACCTTTGGGGAGGTGTCAAAGATTGTGGCCTCCATGTGGGATGGTCTGggagaggaacagaaacag gtgtacaagaagaagacagagacgGCTAAGAAGGAGTATCTGAAACAACTGGCTGCCTACAGAGCCAGCCTGGtctcacag AGTTACAATGACCCATCTGAAATGAAGCTGCCCCActcctcgtcctcctcgtcctcctctacCTCCATGTTTACACCCAAACCTTCAGTCTACCCTGGTCACCCAGGCCAGCACCCTTCCTCCAGCTCACTCGCCCACCCTCACcaactccctccctcccagcaCCCGGGCATGTACATGCAGTACCCTCACCCGTCCCATCCTTCCCACTCCTCAAGCCCGGGCCTCGGGCCCCACCTGTCCCCTCCTCACACCCAGATGCACCCTCAGCTCCAGGCTCTGTCCTCCAGAGGGACCGTGCCACGTCCCAGCATCCCCCACCAGGGGGGTCTGTCCCTTGGCAGCGTGGTGACAGCATCCACCCCTCCTCTCCAGGtcacccctcccctccacagCCAGGCACACCTGGGAGGACTGCACAGTCCGCACCATCAGCACCAGCAGCTCGGTGGACACTCAATGGGAATGAGTCACTCCCCTGCCATCTCTCAG ggctacctcccctccctccagtCTGACTACCAGCCAATAGGAGGAGGTATGCTTAATGGCGGagcagtgatgtcatcatcagTGGACTACCACCAGCTGGGCCGACACACACCAAATCACCACCCCTCACTGGACTGGAGCACTGATTACCATGGCAACGG AGGAGCTCAGAGAGACAAAACTCTGTATCTGAGCTAA
- the tox gene encoding thymocyte selection-associated high mobility group box protein TOX isoform X1, producing the protein MDVTVYPPPPQPLAVSNHTRLGQLSYPDPAFGTNKLDGDTMFLGMPDAGLDFASTNQFRVPQPPHPLSKVSPPNQASQHWRRDTHMTDTHRLPWSYSVGGLGDEDFNIPPITPPTLPEHMLPPHLPHDSPSGPYHPLDPPSNSAPHHLYQLQGMDLPGMPGSQDGATMLNQDGGTFSPDGGPMTSTLSVMQQMVNSDSRFTSSQQPIEAALGPRSQSGMSQQSQLSTINQSQIGLSGNSVTHNSPSPPESKSATPSPSSSAHEDENDDGLRHGSGAEKRPATVDISKKPKTPKKKKRKDPNEPVKPVSAYALFFRDTQANIKAQNPNATFGEVSKIVASMWDGLGEEQKQVYKKKTETAKKEYLKQLAAYRASLVSQSYNDPSEMKLPHSSSSSSSSTSMFTPKPSVYPGHPGQHPSSSSLAHPHQLPPSQHPGMYMQYPHPSHPSHSSSPGLGPHLSPPHTQMHPQLQALSSRGTVPRPSIPHQGGLSLGSVVTASTPPLQVTPPLHSQAHLGGLHSPHHQHQQLGGHSMGMSHSPAISQGYLPSLQSDYQPIGGGMLNGGAVMSSSVDYHQLGRHTPNHHPSLDWSTDYHGNGGAQRDKTLYLS; encoded by the exons CTGGATGGGGACACCATGTTCCTGGGTATGCCAGACGCAGGCCTTGACTTTGCCTCAACCAATCAG TTTCGTGTGCCACAGCCCCCTCACCCTCTCAGCAAGGTGTCGCCACCAAACCAGGCCTCGCAGCACTGGAGGAGGGACACACACATGACCGACACACACCGTCTGCCTTGG TCATACTCAGTGGGTGGTTTGGGTGACGAGGACTTCAACATCCCACCCATCACTCCCCCCACCCTGCCAGAGCACATGCTGCCTCCCCATCTCCCTCATGATTCCCCCTCTGGACCGTACCACCCTCTGGACCCTCCCTCCAACTCAGCTCCACACCACCTCTACCAGCTGCAGGGCATGGATCTGCCCGGCATGCCTGGTAGCCAAGATGGAGCAACTATGTTGAACCAAGATGGTGGCACCTTCAGCCCAGATGGTGGCCCCATGACCAGTACCCTGTCTGTG ATGCAGCAGATGGTGAACTCCGATTCTCGCTTCACCAGCAGCCAACAGCCAATTGAAGCAGCTCTTGGACCCAGGAGCCAATCGGGCATGAGTCAGCAAAGTCAGTTGTCCACCATCAACCAGTCTCAGATAGGGCTGAGTGGGAACTCTGTTACCCATAATTCTCCTTCACCTCCAGAAAGTAAATCCGCCACGCCATCTCCCTCCAGTTCGGCACATGAGGACGAGAACGATGATGGACTCAGG CATGGTAGTGGAGCGGAGAAGCGTCCAGCAACGGTGGACATCTCCAAGAAGCCGAAaacaccaaagaagaagaagcgaaAGGACCCCAATGAGCCAGTGAAACCAGTGTCTGCCTATGCCTTGTTCTTCAGGGACACCCAAGCCAACATCAAGGCCCAGAACCCCAACGCCACCTTTGGGGAGGTGTCAAAGATTGTGGCCTCCATGTGGGATGGTCTGggagaggaacagaaacag gtgtacaagaagaagacagagacgGCTAAGAAGGAGTATCTGAAACAACTGGCTGCCTACAGAGCCAGCCTGGtctcacag AGTTACAATGACCCATCTGAAATGAAGCTGCCCCActcctcgtcctcctcgtcctcctctacCTCCATGTTTACACCCAAACCTTCAGTCTACCCTGGTCACCCAGGCCAGCACCCTTCCTCCAGCTCACTCGCCCACCCTCACcaactccctccctcccagcaCCCGGGCATGTACATGCAGTACCCTCACCCGTCCCATCCTTCCCACTCCTCAAGCCCGGGCCTCGGGCCCCACCTGTCCCCTCCTCACACCCAGATGCACCCTCAGCTCCAGGCTCTGTCCTCCAGAGGGACCGTGCCACGTCCCAGCATCCCCCACCAGGGGGGTCTGTCCCTTGGCAGCGTGGTGACAGCATCCACCCCTCCTCTCCAGGtcacccctcccctccacagCCAGGCACACCTGGGAGGACTGCACAGTCCGCACCATCAGCACCAGCAGCTCGGTGGACACTCAATGGGAATGAGTCACTCCCCTGCCATCTCTCAG ggctacctcccctccctccagtCTGACTACCAGCCAATAGGAGGAGGTATGCTTAATGGCGGagcagtgatgtcatcatcagTGGACTACCACCAGCTGGGCCGACACACACCAAATCACCACCCCTCACTGGACTGGAGCACTGATTACCATGGCAACGG AGGAGCTCAGAGAGACAAAACTCTGTATCTGAGCTAA